A part of Salvelinus alpinus chromosome 23, SLU_Salpinus.1, whole genome shotgun sequence genomic DNA contains:
- the LOC139550374 gene encoding carbonic anhydrase 4-like, producing the protein MNRLVVIVATLFVPTTYSAAGGLWCYHDPSCDDTTWSNIVTEHCNGSRQSPINIVSASAVGDESLTAFTFTKYGDNSTMNKIKNTGKTVKVTLTSGVQVTGGALSEAYDSLQFHLHWGNGTSVPGSEHTVDGTRYPMELHIVNAKSSLNGNTTAAVADDMGLAVLGFFIEAMPSNVTGSPAAWNTLTSYLANITLKDEYINITHDAFSLDELLEGVDRTKYYRYFGSLTTPNCNEAVVWTVFKDPIKVSQDLIDLFSTTVHIDHNSTSDLMTNVFRNIQPVNDWVVTTQSSPTTAPPVSGASTMCSSLALMALAWMLLRV; encoded by the exons ATGAATCGACTTGTGGTTATCGTTGCGACACTCTTCGTCCCCACTACATACAGTGCTGCAGGCGGTT TGTGGTGTTACCATGATCCTAGTTGTG ATGACACTACTTGGTCCAACATTGTCACTGAACATTGCAACGGATCCCGTCAGTCTCCCATCAACATCGTCTCTGCATCGGCAGTGGGCGATGAATCCCTGACTGCCTTCACTTTCACCAAATACGGAGACAACTCCACAATGAACAAGATCAAGAACACTGGCAAAACTG tCAAAGTGACGCTCACTAGTGGAGTCCAGGTTACAGGTGGGGCACTGTCTGAGGCCTATGACAGCCTGCAGTTTCACCTCCACTGGGGGAATGGTACCTCAGTACCTGGGTCGGAGCACACAGTGGATGGAACACGCTACCCCATGGAG TTGCACATAGTAAATGCCAAGTCTTCGCTCAATGGTAATACGACCGCGGCCGTTGCAGACGACATGGGACTCGCTGTTCTTGGCTTCTTCATAGAG GCCATGCCGAGTAATGTgactggttcaccagcagcctgGAATACTCTGACATCATACTTGGCCAACATCACActaaaag ATGAGTATATAAACATTACTCATGATGCTTTTTCATTGGATGAGCTCCTGGAAGGGGTGGACCGTACCAAATACTACCGTTACTTTGGATCCCTGACCACTCCAAATTGCAATGAGGCTGTGGTTTGGACCGTGTTCAAGGACCCTATCAAAGTCAGCCAGGATTTG ATTGATCTCTTCAGCACAACAGTGCACATTGACCACAACTCCACCTCTGACTTGATGACCAACGTCTTCAGGAACATCCAGCCTGTCAACGACTGGGTGGTGACGACCCAGAGCAGCCCAACCACAGCCCCGCCTGTGTCAGGAGCCTCCACAATGTGCTCCTCTCTGGCCCTCATGGCCCTGGCCTGGATGCTGCTGAGGGTTTAG